A region from the Salifodinibacter halophilus genome encodes:
- a CDS encoding sugar kinase: MSRIMTLGEIVVEIMAAECDQRFDAPGHWLGPYPSGAPAIFIDQVARLGTHCSLIGHVGDDGFGQLNVERLAGHGVDTSSIRTLPDYTTGSAFVAYHETGDRQFIYNIANAACAQITPDSIDADALADCTLFHVTGSSLFSPNLRAAMQKAVDLVAANGGQISFDPNIRPEILTDDDIQGALRRILTQTDILMPSTGEITALTDATTEQAAIHECLDYGVKEIVIKRDADGCSFHSPDRTLTAPGLTIDPVDPTGAGDCFAATYVALRQRGFDVEAALTYANAAGANAALAQGPMEGTTNLDQLTRYIEEHANQRATDTT, encoded by the coding sequence GTGAGCCGAATTATGACGCTTGGCGAAATTGTGGTCGAAATCATGGCCGCCGAATGCGACCAGCGTTTCGATGCGCCGGGCCACTGGCTCGGTCCCTACCCCAGTGGCGCGCCGGCAATCTTTATCGATCAGGTGGCACGGCTGGGGACCCACTGCAGCCTGATCGGCCACGTCGGCGATGACGGTTTCGGGCAACTAAACGTCGAGCGACTCGCCGGGCATGGTGTTGATACGTCGAGTATCCGCACACTGCCGGATTACACCACCGGTAGCGCGTTTGTGGCCTATCACGAGACCGGCGATCGCCAATTCATCTACAACATCGCCAACGCCGCCTGTGCGCAGATCACCCCGGACTCGATCGACGCCGATGCGCTGGCCGACTGCACACTTTTTCACGTTACCGGCAGCTCTTTGTTCTCGCCCAACTTACGCGCGGCCATGCAAAAAGCCGTCGACCTCGTGGCCGCAAACGGCGGGCAGATCTCGTTCGATCCAAATATTCGTCCCGAGATACTGACAGACGACGATATACAGGGGGCACTGCGCCGGATTCTGACCCAAACCGACATTCTTATGCCGAGCACCGGCGAAATTACCGCCTTGACCGATGCCACGACTGAACAAGCCGCTATCCACGAATGTCTCGATTACGGCGTCAAAGAAATCGTGATCAAGCGTGACGCCGATGGTTGCAGCTTTCACAGCCCGGATCGCACGTTAACTGCGCCGGGGCTGACTATCGATCCGGTTGATCCCACGGGCGCCGGCGACTGTTTCGCTGCAACCTATGTCGCACTTCGTCAGCGCGGGTTCGATGTCGAAGCGGCCCTGACGTATGCCAACGCCGCGGGCGCCAACGCGGCACTAGCTCAAGGGCCAATGGAAGGCACTACCAACTTAGACCAATTGACACGCTACATAGAAGAACACGCCAACCAGCGAGCTACCGACACAACCTAA
- a CDS encoding sugar ABC transporter substrate-binding protein, with the protein MRFTTLFVLAGGLIIATGAAAKTQITIATVNNPQMTVMKKLTPEFEKKYPNIEVNWAVMPENKLRRKVTVDISTQAGSYDVVTLSNLETPLWAENGWLKPFENLSDSYDKSDLLKPVRQSLSHDGKLYSLPFYAESSFTYYRKDLFKKAGLKMPQHPSWEQITKFAKKLNDPANDVNGICLRGKAGWGLNMAVFNTMVNTYGGRWFNNQWQPQLTSDAWHNALNKYLNLMNKYGPNGATSNGFVETENLFANGRCAMWVDATSGAGYISDSSKSKVADKVGFAWSPVAETKHGSHWLYAWSLAIPKTSRRQDAARKFIEWATSKSYIQLVGQKKGWVNVPPGTRYSTYKNPNYKKAAGAYAQLAKKSINQSNPTQPTSKPVPYTGIQFVAIPEFEAIGRQVGQNVAAALAGQISADKALQKSQKHVKGVMKQSGYYKNK; encoded by the coding sequence ATGAGGTTCACAACGCTATTCGTGCTCGCCGGTGGCCTGATAATTGCCACAGGCGCGGCAGCCAAGACACAAATCACCATCGCGACCGTAAACAACCCGCAGATGACGGTGATGAAAAAGCTCACCCCGGAGTTCGAGAAGAAATATCCAAACATCGAGGTGAACTGGGCCGTCATGCCGGAGAACAAGCTTCGGCGCAAGGTGACGGTTGATATCTCGACGCAGGCGGGATCCTACGACGTGGTCACGCTCAGCAACTTGGAAACGCCGCTATGGGCCGAAAACGGCTGGCTCAAACCTTTCGAGAATTTATCCGATTCCTACGATAAATCGGATTTGCTCAAACCAGTCCGACAATCACTGTCACACGACGGCAAACTCTACTCTTTGCCGTTCTACGCCGAGTCCTCGTTTACTTATTACCGCAAGGATCTGTTCAAAAAAGCCGGGTTGAAAATGCCCCAACACCCGAGCTGGGAGCAGATCACCAAGTTTGCGAAAAAACTAAACGATCCTGCGAACGACGTGAACGGTATCTGTTTGCGCGGCAAAGCGGGATGGGGCCTCAACATGGCGGTGTTCAACACCATGGTGAACACCTACGGCGGCCGCTGGTTCAACAATCAATGGCAGCCGCAGCTGACCTCCGACGCTTGGCATAACGCGCTGAATAAATACTTAAACCTAATGAACAAATACGGCCCAAACGGCGCAACCTCCAATGGGTTTGTCGAAACCGAAAATCTGTTCGCTAACGGGCGCTGTGCCATGTGGGTAGATGCCACCTCCGGCGCCGGCTATATCTCCGATTCGAGCAAATCCAAGGTGGCCGACAAGGTTGGGTTCGCGTGGTCACCCGTCGCCGAGACCAAGCACGGATCACACTGGCTCTACGCTTGGTCTCTGGCCATTCCCAAAACATCGCGGCGTCAGGATGCTGCACGCAAGTTCATCGAGTGGGCAACATCCAAATCCTATATCCAGCTAGTCGGCCAGAAAAAAGGTTGGGTTAACGTGCCGCCGGGTACACGCTATTCCACATACAAGAACCCGAATTATAAAAAAGCAGCCGGCGCTTACGCCCAGCTAGCTAAAAAATCAATCAACCAATCAAACCCGACCCAGCCGACATCGAAGCCAGTCCCTTATACGGGCATTCAATTCGTGGCCATTCCTGAATTCGAAGCCATCGGCCGACAAGTCGGCCAAAACGTCGCAGCGGCCCTGGCCGGGCAGATATCGGCGGACAAGGCGCTCCAAAAATCGCAGAAACATGTGAAGGGCGTCATGAAGCAATCGGGCTATTATAAAAACAAATAG